A section of the Bacillus sp. HSf4 genome encodes:
- a CDS encoding TetR/AcrR family transcriptional regulator, with protein sequence MVNAALTQFVQSGYEKASTNEIVKEAQISKGSLFNYFNNKKDLYLYLIDHALKIIDGIYDEIDLNERDLFKRLSQVGLIKLKIQQTYPLVFDFLKSIGEEQAAEVKPDIEQLMGNILDNGLNRIYENIDWSKFREDVDPEKALHILNWTMVGFAEAQIKKIKSFKNVGMEHINEWNSYSKILKRCFYKEGEE encoded by the coding sequence ATTGTCAACGCGGCATTGACACAATTTGTACAAAGTGGCTATGAAAAAGCATCAACAAATGAAATCGTCAAGGAAGCACAAATATCTAAGGGATCGTTATTCAATTATTTCAATAATAAAAAAGATCTGTATCTTTATTTGATTGATCACGCCCTAAAAATAATTGATGGAATCTATGATGAAATAGATTTGAATGAACGTGACCTTTTTAAACGACTCAGTCAAGTCGGATTGATTAAATTAAAGATACAACAAACATACCCTTTAGTGTTTGATTTCTTAAAATCGATAGGTGAAGAACAAGCAGCAGAAGTTAAACCTGATATTGAGCAGCTAATGGGTAATATTCTGGATAATGGCTTAAATAGAATCTATGAAAATATAGATTGGTCAAAATTTCGAGAAGATGTCGATCCTGAAAAAGCACTTCATATCCTGAATTGGACAATGGTTGGTTTTGCAGAAGCTCAAATCAAGAAAATCAAGTCTTTTAAAAACGTCGGAATGGAGCATATCAACGAATGGAACAGCTATTCAAAGATACTGAAGCGTTGTTTCTATAAAGAGGGGGAAGAGTGA